The following proteins come from a genomic window of Nicotiana tomentosiformis chromosome 12, ASM39032v3, whole genome shotgun sequence:
- the LOC104093056 gene encoding 11-beta-hydroxysteroid dehydrogenase 1A-like isoform X2: protein MASNYYFFHTLTTLLISPLVLGTLCVIFPFFCIFRIVLFLYRLVVSENMKGKVVLITGASSGIGEELAYEYARRGSSIVIVARREEQLQKVAEKAMCLGSPDVLSIRADVSNVDDCKRLVDQTVNHFVDHLVNNAGITSLCSINDVTDITKFTSVMDINFWGSVYPTYFAIPHLKKTRGKVFVNSSSVAILHPPSLSFYTASKAALIGFYETMRLELAPEISITIATLGFTDSEITRGKHLKDGVLQVESELANNVVVLPVISSSDCAKSIVSAICRKKRYITEPKYFWVLFFAKTVCPRAFEWFNRTFMSKLCTGALQSQAKKA, encoded by the exons ATGGCTTCTAATTACTATTTTTTTCACACTCTCACTACTTTACTCATTTCTCCATTAGTTCTTGGCACACTCTGTGTCATTTTCCCCTTCTTTTGCATCTTTAGGATCGTTCTTTTTCTGTATAGGCTTGTGGTAAGTGAGAACATGAAAGGAAAAGTTGTTCTCATCACTGGAGCTTCATCAGGAATTGGGGAG GAATTGGCTTATGAATATGCAAGAAGAGGTTCTTCAATAGTAATAGTGGCAAGAAGGGAGGAGCAGCTTCAAAAAGTAGCGGAGAAGGCAATGTGCTTAGGGTCTCCGGATGTGCTTTCTATAAGAGCTGATGTATCCAATGTTGACGACTGCAAGCGACTTGTTGATCAAACTGTCAATCATTTCG TGGATCATCTCGTCAACAATGCTGGAATCACCTCTTTGTGCTCTATAAATGATGTGACGGACATTACGAAGTTTACATCTGTTATG GATATCAACTTCTGGGGATCTGTTTACCCAACTTACTTTGCAATTCCTCATCTGAAGAAGACAAGAGGGAAGGTGTTTGTCAATTCTTCATCCGTGGCAATTTTGCACCCGCCATCTTTAAGCTTCTATACT GCGAGTAAAGCTGCATTAATAGGCTTTTACGAGACCATGAGACTTGAATTGGCTCCGGAAATCTCAATTACCATTGCAACGTTAGGATTTACTGATTCGGAAATAACACGAGGAAAGCACCTAAAAGATGGGGTCTTGCAAGTTGAATCAGAATTAGCTAAT AATGTTGTTGTTCTCCCAGTTATCAGTTCTAGTGACTGTGCAAAATCAATTGTAAGTGCAATATGCCGGAAAAAGAGATATATTACAGAGCCAAAATATTTTTGGGTGCTGTTTTTCGCGAAAACTGTGTGCCCTCGAGCGTTTGAATGGTTTAATCGTACATTTATGTCGAAGTTGTGTACCGGTGCTTTACAATCACAAGCCAAGAAAGCATAA
- the LOC104093056 gene encoding 11-beta-hydroxysteroid dehydrogenase 1A-like isoform X1, protein MASNYYFFHTLTTLLISPLVLGTLCVIFPFFCIFRIVLFLYRLVVSENMKGKVVLITGASSGIGEELAYEYARRGSSIVIVARREEQLQKVAEKAMCLGSPDVLSIRADVSNVDDCKRLVDQTVNHFGRLDHLVNNAGITSLCSINDVTDITKFTSVMDINFWGSVYPTYFAIPHLKKTRGKVFVNSSSVAILHPPSLSFYTASKAALIGFYETMRLELAPEISITIATLGFTDSEITRGKHLKDGVLQVESELANNVVVLPVISSSDCAKSIVSAICRKKRYITEPKYFWVLFFAKTVCPRAFEWFNRTFMSKLCTGALQSQAKKA, encoded by the exons ATGGCTTCTAATTACTATTTTTTTCACACTCTCACTACTTTACTCATTTCTCCATTAGTTCTTGGCACACTCTGTGTCATTTTCCCCTTCTTTTGCATCTTTAGGATCGTTCTTTTTCTGTATAGGCTTGTGGTAAGTGAGAACATGAAAGGAAAAGTTGTTCTCATCACTGGAGCTTCATCAGGAATTGGGGAG GAATTGGCTTATGAATATGCAAGAAGAGGTTCTTCAATAGTAATAGTGGCAAGAAGGGAGGAGCAGCTTCAAAAAGTAGCGGAGAAGGCAATGTGCTTAGGGTCTCCGGATGTGCTTTCTATAAGAGCTGATGTATCCAATGTTGACGACTGCAAGCGACTTGTTGATCAAACTGTCAATCATTTCGGTCGTT TGGATCATCTCGTCAACAATGCTGGAATCACCTCTTTGTGCTCTATAAATGATGTGACGGACATTACGAAGTTTACATCTGTTATG GATATCAACTTCTGGGGATCTGTTTACCCAACTTACTTTGCAATTCCTCATCTGAAGAAGACAAGAGGGAAGGTGTTTGTCAATTCTTCATCCGTGGCAATTTTGCACCCGCCATCTTTAAGCTTCTATACT GCGAGTAAAGCTGCATTAATAGGCTTTTACGAGACCATGAGACTTGAATTGGCTCCGGAAATCTCAATTACCATTGCAACGTTAGGATTTACTGATTCGGAAATAACACGAGGAAAGCACCTAAAAGATGGGGTCTTGCAAGTTGAATCAGAATTAGCTAAT AATGTTGTTGTTCTCCCAGTTATCAGTTCTAGTGACTGTGCAAAATCAATTGTAAGTGCAATATGCCGGAAAAAGAGATATATTACAGAGCCAAAATATTTTTGGGTGCTGTTTTTCGCGAAAACTGTGTGCCCTCGAGCGTTTGAATGGTTTAATCGTACATTTATGTCGAAGTTGTGTACCGGTGCTTTACAATCACAAGCCAAGAAAGCATAA
- the LOC104093056 gene encoding 11-beta-hydroxysteroid dehydrogenase A-like isoform X3 encodes MASNYYFFHTLTTLLISPLVLGTLCVIFPFFCIFRIVLFLYRLVVSENMKGKVVLITGASSGIGEELAYEYARRGSSIVIVARREEQLQKVAEKAMCLGSPDVLSIRADVSNVDDCKRLVDQTVNHFGRLDHLVNNAGITSLCSINDVTDITKFTSVMDINFWGSVYPTYFAIPHLKKTRGKVFVNSSSVAILHPPSLSFYTASKAALIGFYETMRLELAPEISITIATLGFTDSEITRGKHLKDGVLQVESELANLSVLVTVQNQL; translated from the exons ATGGCTTCTAATTACTATTTTTTTCACACTCTCACTACTTTACTCATTTCTCCATTAGTTCTTGGCACACTCTGTGTCATTTTCCCCTTCTTTTGCATCTTTAGGATCGTTCTTTTTCTGTATAGGCTTGTGGTAAGTGAGAACATGAAAGGAAAAGTTGTTCTCATCACTGGAGCTTCATCAGGAATTGGGGAG GAATTGGCTTATGAATATGCAAGAAGAGGTTCTTCAATAGTAATAGTGGCAAGAAGGGAGGAGCAGCTTCAAAAAGTAGCGGAGAAGGCAATGTGCTTAGGGTCTCCGGATGTGCTTTCTATAAGAGCTGATGTATCCAATGTTGACGACTGCAAGCGACTTGTTGATCAAACTGTCAATCATTTCGGTCGTT TGGATCATCTCGTCAACAATGCTGGAATCACCTCTTTGTGCTCTATAAATGATGTGACGGACATTACGAAGTTTACATCTGTTATG GATATCAACTTCTGGGGATCTGTTTACCCAACTTACTTTGCAATTCCTCATCTGAAGAAGACAAGAGGGAAGGTGTTTGTCAATTCTTCATCCGTGGCAATTTTGCACCCGCCATCTTTAAGCTTCTATACT GCGAGTAAAGCTGCATTAATAGGCTTTTACGAGACCATGAGACTTGAATTGGCTCCGGAAATCTCAATTACCATTGCAACGTTAGGATTTACTGATTCGGAAATAACACGAGGAAAGCACCTAAAAGATGGGGTCTTGCAAGTTGAATCAGAATTAGCTAAT TTATCAGTTCTAGTGACTGTGCAAAATCAATTGTAA